A part of Primulina eburnea isolate SZY01 chromosome 10, ASM2296580v1, whole genome shotgun sequence genomic DNA contains:
- the LOC140842437 gene encoding interactor of constitutive active ROPs 3-like, with protein sequence MQTPKARTNSSGGPLRTSPRSTSTEVPQKNSSPQAELSQKTSPRVVRQLKSTPRYSDHTALSSNSASRAHKEGSPKDLERKSLRSPVSESVQRPGKVSDLETQISKLENDLKIVKDQLCSTEALKKEAREDAEESNQKLLALSSKLEESQKQLLEQSASEEVHKLVLQEALEGHDEKFQSQLEAIQRQHSHDLSLLALALNEIEKLKVELENLTESEATLTKNSESTQSDLCVVKENLAEALLLLEDMKNQLRDSEKSEAQAQELVGETLTQLETAKKMVETLRLDGLKNMEAYDAIASELEESRARVKYLEEHVRKLEDDISSKDSHKEERKGEESAETELISVKVEVERLKSALEASETRYSEEQVRSTEQMRKAFEKAEQIKSTSSQREAELEMEIRKSRYEIEELKANLMDKETELQGICEENEGLAIKLTNTVSGQREHELKQELSKSKADRESLKSLLMNEEMEWKKLSEENEKLKLEIKKISNGKVSDDIVSDVDAAGMAEREALTKIGYMTEEIDKSNRKAARVAEQLEAAQAANAEMETELRRLKVQSDQWRKAAEAAAAMLSTGNNGQIKERTGSVDSHFGPRMGKLGSPYADDLDEELLKKKTANMITRLWKKPQK encoded by the exons ATGCAGACTCCTAAAGCAAG AACCAATTCTTCCGGAGGGCCTCTAAGGACTTCTCCTCGCTCTACTTCAACCGAGGTGCCTCAGAAAAACTCGAGCCCTCAAGCTGAATTATCTCAAAAAACTTCGCCTCGAGTCGTTCGTCAGCTCAAGTCTACTCCACGATATTCAGACCACACTGCGTTGTCTTCCAACTCAGCTAGTAGAGCACATAAAGAGGGAAGTCCTAAAGATTTGGAGCGCAAGTCACTTAGAAGCCCGGTATCTGAG AGCGTGCAACGCCCAGGTAAAGTTTCCGATCTAGAGACTCAGATTTCTAAGCTGGAGAATGATCTGAAAATTGTCAAGGATCAATTATGCTCAACCGAAGCAttaaagaaagaagcccgggaAGACGCTGAGGAATCAAACCAAAAGCTCTTAGCGCTGTCTTCAAAGCTTGAAGAATCTCAGAAGCAACTTCTGGAGCAGTCAGCTTCCGAGGAAGTTCACAAATTAGTGCTCCAGGAGGCGTTGGAAGGGCATGATGAAAAATTTCAATCTCAACTTGAGGCTATCCAGAGACAGCACTCCCATGATTTATCCTTGTTAGCTTTGGCCTTGAATGAGATTGAAAAACTCAAGGTCGAGCTTGAAAATTTGACAGAGTCTGAAGCTACATTGACAAAAAATTCGGAATCAACACAAAGTGATCTCTGTGTGGTGAAAGAAAACTTGGCGGAAGCTCtcttacttttggaagacatgAAGAACCAGTTAAGAGACAGCGAAAAATCTGAGGCCCAGGCGCAAGAACTCGTGGGAGAAACTCTGACTCAACTGGAAACAGCAAAAAAGATGGTGGAGACACTTAGGTTGGATGGATTGAAAAACATGGAAGCATACGATGCTATAGCTTCTGAGCTGGAGGAATCAAGGGCTCGTGTTAAATATTTGGAAGAGCATGTAAGAAAACTGGAGGATGATATTAGCAGCAAAGACTCTCACAAGGAAGAGAGAAAAGGGGAAGAGTCCGCTGAAACAGAGCTTATATCTGTGAAAGTTGAAGTGGAACGATTAAAATCGGCTTTAGAAGCATCCGAGACTAgatacagtgaagaacaagttcGAAGCACTGAACAGATGAGAAAGGCTTTTGAAAAGGCGGAGCAGATAAAATCGACATCAAGTCAGAGAGAAGCCGAGCTCGAGATGGAGATAAGGAAATCTAGATACGAAATTGAAGAGTTAAAAGCCAACCTGATGGACAAAGAGACTGAATTGCAAGGTATCTGTGAGGAGAACGAGGGACTGGCGATAAAACTCACAAATACAGTGTCGGGCCAAAGGGAACATGAACTGAAACAAGAACTCAGCAAATCAAAGGCAGACAGAGAAAGTTTGAAGTCCCTTTTGATGAATGAAGAGATGGAGTGGAAGAAATTATCAGAAGAGAACGAGAAGCTGAAacttgaaatcaagaaaatcagCAATGGTAAAGTTAGCGATGATATTGTCTCAGATGTAGATGCAGCAGGGATGGCAGAAAGGGAGGCTCTAACGAAAATCGGGTACATGACTGAAGAAATCGATAAGAGTAACAGGAAGGCAGCACGAGTGGCTGAGCAGCTGGAAGCAGCACAAGCAGCGAACGCAGAGATGGAAACCGAGTTACGAAGGCTAAAAGTGCAGTCAGATCAATGGCGGAAGGCTGCAGAGGCAGCAGCAGCAATGCTTTCAACGGGGAATAATGGCCAAATCAAGGAGAGAACTGGATCAGTGGACAGCCACTTTGGCCCTCGAATGGGAAAGTTAGGTTCACCTTACGCAGATGATCTAGATGAAGAGTTACTTAAGAAGAAAACCGCGAACATGATAACGAGGTTGTGGAAGAAGCCGCAGAAATAG